The Acinetobacter lwoffii region ACAGACAGAGTCATATTTGGCACTGATCTATTGGGTGGTATATACAAATATGGAATACCAGCTATAAATATCGCAGCAATTTTAGCGATATTTTTATGGTCCATATCAGGAGCCGTCAAGCACAGAAAGGAACTTCAGGAATGCTGACTTTTGTTATGTCTGCAATTACGTTTGGCTTTTTACTGTTAAGTCTGTTTTTCTACAAGAAGTTGATTGGAATGTCAGATGCATTAAACATTATCGAAAAGCAGGTGGCCGCTGATATGGAGATCCGGGCGCATAGATTATGCCTGCTTGCATACGAAGCGCAACGGTTCGGTAACTCTGTGGATAGACGTGCTTTGGATGAAGAGTTTAAAGATTTTTTGCACCTGTACATTGAAGACTACCAAGCAGAAGTCGCAAAAAAGATCAGAGAACATAAGCTCAGCGAGATTTCTGCCTACGGATTTATTAAATTAGATAAGTAGTCATAACAACAAAGCTGTGGACAAGATCTGTCTTGTCTTATTTTAAATGCCCCCCACTGCTTCTCATAGTGATGCACGCCAGCTTTGGCCACCTTTAGATTTGACTGATGCTGCTTGTTAAGAAAATTCTGAATATCTTGCTGAACCTGATGCACAGCATCCAGTAATTGGGCTAAAGCAAACTCCTCGGCATGAAACACAAAGGTTTTACTGGCAGGTTCAAGCCAGCAAAACATGGCTTCATTATCCATCCAGGTGATCACCTGATTAAAACCGGTTAAATGATGCGCTTGATAACGACGCAGAGCAGTATTATCCCGCACTGAATGATCCAGCTCATCTGCATGACGCCATAACGCCTCATTCCGCAGTGGATGGTTTAGATCAGGCAGGTTGATTTCACTTCGCAGCGCCATGGCTCTATGACACAAATCCAGCCCCAGTTCTCCGCAACACTTGGCGGGCCAGAAAATCCGGGATAATTGATAGCTATGGATCAGAATTAAATGCACGGCATCGTACATATCTTCACAAGCCCGGCGCTGACAATCCCAGTCTTCAGACCAGTCATGTAATTGTTTGATGGCTCTGTCCAGTTGCTGACCAGCCTCAACGACTAACTCAGCTTGCAGTTCTGCCTGCTTCATGTAGACCAATAATTCTTTGGCATCCATTTCAACACTCCTGTAAGACGAGACAACACCCTGATTCGGGTACTCTGTATTTTCAGTGTAGAAAGCAAAAAGTCCTTTGCAAGCTGACAAAACAGAAGCTAAGTTATAGATTTTCCAGTTATTACCTATTAACGGTCCTTCAATAAATCTAAGCTGCTGAGTTCATGTGATATAGCATCTTTTGGATTTTTCAGATTTTTTGTATTTATTTTCAACAATCTGCTGTTCTGTTCAGCAAAAAAGCGAGTCACAAGCTATCGGTTATAAAATAAGATGGCCGTTCTAAACCGGGCTTTCATCAAATAGTTACATCTGTTTTTTAAACTTTGACGTACAATAACTGCCTTTTTCGTTGCTGCAGAGGAATTTTATGCTGGGCTTTTTTGAACGCTTAACCAACCCTTTCCCTGATAAAGAGCCAACTCAGCCACCTCAAGGCCTGTTTGCATTTTGTTTGCATTACAGTCAAGGCATGGTGTTGCCTCTGATCCTGATGTCTATTGCGACAGCCTTACTGGCCGCATTAGAAGTGTCCTTATTTGGCTATATGGGGCAATTAGTCGATTGGTTGGTAACCAAGAATCCGGCTACTTTCTGGCAGGAAGAGCAGGATACCTTGATCACTATGGCCATAGTGATGTTGCTGGTGTTGCCTGGTTTGGTATTTTTTCACTCAGCCCTGATCCACCAAACTATATTGGGTAACTACCCTATGTCGATCCGCTGGCTGGCGCATCGTTATTTACTGAAACAAAGTTTGGGTTTCTACCAGAATGAATTCGCTGGTCGCATCGCCACTAAAGTGATGCAAACGGCTTTGGCAGTGCGCGAAACGGCCACCAAGCTGCTGGATGTGATGGTGTATGTGGTGGTGTATTTTGGCTCTATGTTGTATCTGATCGCCGATGCAGATTGGCGCTTGGTACTGCCGATGATTGCCTGGTTAGTCATATACACCGGCTTGCAGTTTTATTTTGTGCCGAGACTGAAACAAGTTGCAACAGAACAAGCCGATGCCCGTTCAGAAATGACAGGCCGTATTGTCGACAGCTACACCAATATCAGCACTATTAAACTGTTTTCACACACGGCTCGTGAGTCAGAATACGCCCGCGATAGCATGCAGCTGTTTCTGGTGCCTGTGTACAGACAAATGCGACTGGCTACCTGGCTCAATATTTGTGTGCAGGGTCTGAACTATCTGTTGGTGTTCTCTATTGCCACGCTGGCGATATGGCTTTGGTCTGTCAATGCCGTCACTGTGGGCTCTATTGCCATCGCAGTCAGTCTGGCGCTGCGTTTAAATGGTATGTCGCAGTGGATCATGTGGGAAGTCAGTGCACTGTTTGAAAACATAGGTACTGTGGCAGATGGTATTGCGACTTTGTCTCAGCCTCAGCAAATCATCGACAAAGCTGATGCGAAGCCGCTTGAAGTGCCACAAGGTCAGATTGAGTTTAAGCAACTGAACTTTAACTACGGCAAAGCAGCAGGTGAACATGGTCCTGTGATTGATGGTCTGGACTTGTCGATTAAACCCGGTGAAAAAGTAGGTTTAGTCGGCCGTTCTGGTGCTGGTAAATCCACGCTGGTGAACTTACTGCTGCGCTTTTATGATGTCAATTCAGGCCAGATTTTGATAGACGGTCAGGACATCAAAACTGTATCACAGGAAAGTCTTCGCGCTCATATAGCTATGGTGACCCAGGATACCTCCCTGCTACACCGTACTGTAAGGGAAAATATTTTATATGGTCGTCCTGGCGCTACCGAAGCGGAAATGATTGAAGCAGCCCGTTTAGCCGAAGCCGATGCTTTTATTCAGGAGCTTACCGATCCTAAAGGCAACAGTGGCTACGACGCTCAGGTGGGCGAACGTGGAGTCAAGCTTTCTGGTGGTCAACGTCAACGTATTGCAATAGCTCGGGTTTTACTGAAAAACGCCCCTATTCTGATTTTGGATGAAGCCACCTCAGCGCTGGACTCCGAAGTAGAATCAGCTATTCAGCATAGTCTGACTCAGTTGATGATAGGCAAAACGGTTATAGCCATTGCACACCGTTTATCTACCATAGCAGCTATGGACAGGCTGATCGTTCTGGATCAAGGTCGTATTGTGGAACAAGGCAGTCATCAGGAACTGATCGCCAAAGGCGGTATTTACGCTCAATTAAGGGCGCATCAAACCGGCGGCTTTATTGGTGTGGAATAAATAATAAAGGTCAGAGTCTTGGCTCTGACCTGTTGTTTTTAGCTTAAACGCGGGTCGGTTTCAGCGACCATCGGCCGGTTTAAATGCGCATTTCTGAACTGTAATAATACAGGGAAGGGTTTTAAGTCGACTAAATCGCGGAACAATATCCAGTCGATTAAAGTGAACAGACTGATACCAGGATAGTCCCAGTCACCGAAATGCCCTGCCCTGATTTGTTGCTCAAGTGCCTCTAGCGTCGCCTGAATTCGCTCATGCTGAAGATTAAAAAACAATTTATCTTCAGTCACGTCAAAACCTGAGCGCTTACAAAGCAGTAATTCAACCAAGGAGTCTGTGCAGGCATTGATGGTCGTCAGACCGTTTTCCTGATCCCAGCTCAATGGTTTGAATTTCAGTTTCGAAGCCAAATAACGATAAATTACGCCTGAATCAAAAATAACCTGCTCTCCATCCACTAACACAGGCACTTTGCGTGCCGGATTATGTTGTACCAACACTGAACGGCCTTCAGACTCAAAAATATTAAGCGCTACAAACTGATAAGGTTGCCCTGCCAGTACTAAACGTAAACGACGAACAAAAGGGGAAGCCACTGAACCTAATAACTGCATAACCTACTCCAATTTCAAACCATAGCTTTAGTGTACAACCAGAGTCAGCGGCTTAGATAGTGCTGATAGTCTGTTAATTTGGGCTTAGGGCAGAAAGCTTTTTCAATTCAAATTGATACGCAGTCTGAGCAACCTGCGCAATGATAGCTTCATTGGTTCGGCTTGACTCGGCTGAGTCTTTCACAAAAACAGCAACCAGCAAGGGCCGTCCATCAGGCAACAGAATGATACCTAAATCATTAGTGGCCGCAGTTTTTCCGGCTTTGATACCCGAAGTACCAGTTTTATGTGCGACCACAGTACCAGCTGGTAACAAACCTTTTAACCGCTCTGGTCCTGTGGTGGTTTCGACCATCCACTTCCATAACAAAGCCTGCGAGGTTTCAGACAGCTGTGTTTTTTGCTCAAACTTTTTCAGGATCTCTGCAGCACCTTTCATCGAGGTCCAGTTTTGATACTGCACCTGATCATCGGCGTGCATCTGCGCTTCATTTGCGACCACAGCGGTCTCCTTTATACCCATAGACTGGATATAGTCATGCAAAGCAGCTGGTCCACCAACCAGTTCAAATAACAAATCACAGGCCACGTTATCGCTGTGCGAGACCGAGTATTGCAGCAGTTGCTGCACTGGAACACTAAACTCGTCTCCCTGATACGCTTTCATTATCGGAGCCCAGGTATTCTGTAAAACCTTAGCCCTGTTTACGATAACGGTCTGATTTAAATCCAACTTTCCCTGATCAACCTGATGCAGTACCAACATAGCTAAATGCAATTTAAATACACTTTGCATTGGGAATTTTTCAAAAGGATTAATCAGTAAAGGTTCCAGATCGTCAGGCCCCCACACTGCAACGCCTACAGTGGCTTTTTTTCCAATGACTATGGATTCAATTTGCTCTTTTAACAGTGGGGATTGCGCTGAGGTTTCGAATGAACTAAAAGATACCATCAGTAGCGTCGAGGCAGTAACTACAGCTTTTATAATGACATTCATCGAATTGTCCTTTTGATAAGTCGATATGAATTATACAAAAGGCAGCCAAAGCTGCCTTTTTAGGGTATAGGAAGTATAAACCACCTTTTTGGGTATAGGGTATAGGAAGTATAAACCACCTTTTTGCTCCTCATCCGAAGTATCTTACCTGAAATTCCCTCACTCGTTTACCGCTCAAGCCCCAATTTTAACTGCCGGTCCAGCCTAAACCGCTCTAATAAGGTTCGATTTGGCGGTAAAATCTCTAGCCTGATAGCTCGAGAGATACAAACTGCCCCACCGCCCCGTTTAAAAGTTGGCAGTGTTGAGCAGTGTTGGATTTGGGGTCGTCAGTCAAAGAGACGACTCTGTGATGGATCGAACAGGCTGGGAGTCAGTGGCGGCGCTCGTTCTGGTGGCAGCTCACGCTGCTTGGCGGCATTCGCCTTGGCTGTTTTCTGTTTCAGATGCTTGAGAATCTGCTCAATGACCTTCGGATCTTCGATGCTGGCAATCACTTTGACGTGACCGCCGCAGTGTTCGCAGACTTCAATATCAATATTGAAGACTCGCTTGAGGCGTTGCATCCAGGTCATGGCGCGGTGGCGCTCTGCAGGACTCTTGTCACGCCAGTTAGTATCGAGACCTTCCGATTTGTCGGGCTTCTTGCCCCGCTTGGCGGGTGTTACTTGAACTCGGTGTTTGCTGTTCGGTGCAAAGACGCCGTGGAAGCGTGTGAGGTTGACTCGCGGCTTAGGTACCAACGCAGCGAGTTTGGCGATGAAGTCCAGCGGCTCGAAGATCACATGGGTGGTGCCATTGCGGTACGGAGTTTTGAGCTCGTAACGCACCTGCCCATTGGCGGTTAATGCCAGACGTTTTTCTGAAACCGCTGGCCGACTAATGTAGCGACACAAGCGCTCAAGCTTATCCCGCTGATGCGCTTCGGCCATCACACCGGCGTGTAGCGAGAAACCAGCATGGTTGGCTACTCGACTGCTTGAGTCGGCTTTATCCTCACGCCCTGGCAAGGTTTGCAGGGTGAAGACTTTGCGCCCTTGCTGGGGGCCGACGGCAATGCGATACGTAACCGAAGCACCATGTAATTGAGTCAGCGTATCGTCTTCGCCCTCTTCCAGTGTCAACCACGTATTCTCGGCATCACGCTCCAAAATCCCACGCTTTTCCATGCAGCGAGCGATGCGATGGCTGAGGGTGTGAGCGAGCGTATTCAGCTCATCGTAAGTGGGTGCCTTGACACGATGGAAGCGTTGCTTGCCATAGTCATCTTCGGCATAGACACCATCGAGAAACAGCATGTGGTAGTGGACATTGAGATTTAGCGCGGAGCCAAAGCGTTGGATAAGAGTCACTGAGCCAGTTTGTGCAGAGGCTTTGGTGTAACCGGCTTTTTTGATCAGATGAGTTGAGAGTGTACGATAGACGATACTCAAGACCTGGCCCATCAGCTGGGGATGGCGAGCCAGCAAAAAGCGTAGCTGGAAAGGAAAGCTGAGCACCCACTGGCGAATGGGCTCCTTGGGGAAGACTTCGTCTATCAGCAGCGCCGCACTCTCGGCCATCCGGCGGGCACCGCAGCTAGGGCAAAAGCCGCGTCGTTTACAGCTGAAGGCGACCAGACGCTCGTGATGACAATCCTCGCAGCGAACCCGCATGAAACCATACTCCAGACGGCCACATTGGAGGAGGTCGTTGAATTCTTGTTGGATGTAGCGAGGCAGGTGTTGACCTTGGGCTTCGAGTGAGGCTTTGAAGGCTGGGTAGTGCTGCTCAACCAGCTGGTAGAGCAGCGTCTGGTCGGGTTGGTGGCGTTCGTAACCGTTTGTTTGAGTGGGCGATTGACTCGCCGTGGCGTTCCTTGCCAGCGACATGGGTATCCTCCGCTGATACTGTGGTTATGTACAGTATCAGCGGCTTGCGTTCAGACGTCCAGTCTGGCCCTAGACATCGCTAAATGCTTAACCCGCAATAGCCCTCACGAGTTGTTATCAGCCACTACCGGTTGAGCGAGAAGGTTTTGGGTTCAGGGTGCTATTGCTCCACCAATCACAATACTGAAGCCCCAACTGTTATCAGTTGGGGCTTTTTCTTGTCTGTTTGCGGCGGTTGCGTTTTATCGGTAGTCGTCGAGCTCTGCACCATCCCACATAAGAGCTTAACGGTGCGATCTTCAACGCCATCACACAAAACTTTCTTTTTCACGCACAGTCAACTTATTGGATGTTTTATTAACAACCCAAAAGGAGATATTTAGCGGGCGGCCGGAAGGTGAATGCTAGGCATGATCTAACCCTCGGTCTCTGGCGTCGCGACTGCGAAATTTCGCGAGGGTTTCCGAGAAGGTGATTGCGCTTCGCAGATCTCCAGGCGCGTGGGTGCGGACGTAGTCAGCGCCATTGCCGATCGCGTGAAGTTCCGCCGCAAGGCTCGCTGGACCCAGATCCTTTACAGGAAGGCCAACGGTGGCGCCCAAGAAGGATTTCCGCGACACCGAGACCAATAGCGGAAGCCCCAACGCCGACTTCAGCTTTTGAAGGTTCGACAGCACGTGCAGCGATGTTTCCGGTGCGGGGCTCAAGAAAAATCCCATCCCCGGATCGAGGATGAGCCGGTCGGCAGCGACCCCGCTCCGTCGCAAGGCGGAAACCCGCGCCTCGAAGAACCGCACAATCTCGTCGAGCGCGTCTTCGGGTCGAAGGTGACCGGTGCGGGTGGCGATGCCATCCCGCTGCGCTGAGTGCATAACCACCAGCCTGCAGTCCGCCTCAGCAATATCGGGATAGAGCGCAGGGTCAGGAAATCCTTGGATATCGTTCAGGTAGCCCACGCCGCGCTTGAGCGCATAGCGCTGGGTTTCCGGTTGGAAGCTGTCGATTGAAACACGGTGCATCTGATCGGACAGGGCGTCTAAGAGCGGCGCAATACGTCTGATCTCATCGGCCGGCGATACAGGCCTCGCGTCCGGATGGCTGGCGGCCGGTCCGACATCCACGACGTCTGATCCGACTCGCAGCATTTCGATCGCCGCGGTGACAGCGCCGGCGGGGTCTAGCCGCCGGCTCTCATCGAAGAAGGAGTCCTCGGTGAGATTCAGAATGCCGAACACCGTCACCATGGCGTCGGCCTCCGCAGCGACTTCCACGATGGGGATCGGGCGAGCAAAAAGGCAGCAATTATGAGCCCCATACCTACAAAGCCCCACGCATCAAGCTTTTGCCCATGAAGCAACCAGGCAATGGCTGTAATTATGACGACGCCGAGTCCCGACCAGACTGCATAAGCAACACCGACAGGGATGGATTTCAGAACCAGAGAAAGAAAATAAAATGCGATGCCATAACCGATTATGACAACGGCGGAAGGGGCAAGCTTAGTAAAGCCCTCGCTAGATTTTAATGCGGATGTTGCGATTACTTCGCCAACTATTGCGATAACAAGAAAAAGCCAGCCTTTCATGATATATCTCCCAATTTGTGTAGGGCTTATTATGCACGCTTAAAAATAATAAAAGCAGACTTGACCTGATAGTTTGGCTGTGAGCAATTATGTGCTTAGTGCATCTAACGTTTGACATGAGGGGCGGCCAAGGGCGCCAGCCCTTGGACGTCCCCCTCGATGGAAGGGTTAGGCATCACTGCGTGTTCGCTCGAATGCCTGGCGTGTTTGAACCATGTACACGGCTGGACCATCTGGGGTGGTTACGGTACCTTGCCTCTCAAACCCCGCTTTCTCGTAGCATCGGATCGCTCGCAAGTTGCTCGGCGACGGGTCCGTTTGGATCTTGGTGACCTCGGGATCATTGAACAGCAACTCAACCAGAGCTCGAACCAGCTTGGTTCCCAAGCCTTTGCCCAGTTGTGATGCATTCGCCAGTGACTGGTCTATTCCGCGTACTCCTGGATCGGTTTCTTCTTCCCACCATCCGTCCCCGCTTCCAAGAGCAACGTACGACTGGGCATACCCAATCGGCTCTCCATTCAGCATTGCAATGTATGGAGTGACGGACTCTTGCGCTAAAACGCTTGGCAAGTACTGTTCCTGTACGTCAGCAAGTGTCGGGCGTGCTTCTTCTCCGCCCCACCACTCGACGATATGAGATCGATTTAGCCACTCATAGAGCATCGCAAGGTCATGCTCAGTCATGAGGCGCAGTGTGACGGAATCGTTGCTGTTGGTCACGATGCTGTACTTTGTGATGCCTAACGCCGCCATAAACGGCGACAGGGTGGCGCGCCTATTGCGCATAAAATGGCGAAGCCATGCGCAACAGGCGCGGAATCTCTGGCGTCCGGTTTGATGGCTTTGTTATGCAAAGGACTAGTCTTCAATGACGTGTAAACCACGGCGCTTTAAGTCCTCCAACGAATCCAACATTCCCCTTATTAATTCAACAGGATGCCCCTCCCAGTCTTCAACAACGCCAACAATTCTCAAGGGTTCGCAGGTTCTATAGGACTGTGTTGGATTACCGGGAAATCTTTTGTTCGTAAGATTCGGATCGTCTTCGAACGGTCCTGTTGGCTCAACTATGTATATGTAGCCGCGACCCTCGAGGCCAGACAGTGACATAGCAAGTTCAGCTCCCCAAACTGCTGGCTCCATCAAGGCTGAAAAGTAGATGTGCTTAAGAATACGACCGTCCTCGAAATGAGAGATGAACCCTGTGGTTAGCAAGTCACCAATCGCCAAATTGGCTTTGGTTCCATGATAGAACGGTCCTTGCACCTGCTTGTAATTATCATGAGAGATGGGAATCCAATCTTTTACCATTTTAAGACCCTTAATTGTTGGGATTTGGCTGCATAACTTTGTTTTAGGGCGACTGCCCTGCTGCGTAACATCGTTGCTGCTCCATAACATCAAACATCGACCCACGGCGTAACGCGCTTGCTGCTTGGATGCCCGAGGCATAGACTGTACAAAAAAACAGTCATAACAAGCCATGAAAACCGCCACTGCGCAGTTACCACCGCTGCGTTCGGTCAAGGTTCTGGACCAGTTGCGTGAGCGCATACGCTACTTGCATTACAGTTTACGAACCGAACAGGCTTATGTCAACTGGGTTCGTGCCTTCATCCGTTTCCACGGTGTGCGTCACCCGGCAACCTTGGGCAGCAGCGAAGTCGAGGCATTTCTGTCCTGGCTGGCGAACGAGCGCAAGGTTTCGGTCTCCACGCATCGTCAGGCATTGGCGGCCTTGCTGTTCTTCTACGGCAAGGTGCTGTGCACGGATCTGCCCTGGCTTCAGGAGATCGGAAGACCTCGGCCGTCGCGGCGCTTGCCGGTGGTGCTGACCCCGGATGAAGTGGTTCGCATCCTCGGTTTTCTGGAAGGCGAGCATCGTTTGTTCGCCCAGCTTCTGTATGGTACGGGCATGCGGATCAGTGAGGGTTTGCAACTG contains the following coding sequences:
- a CDS encoding ABC transporter ATP-binding protein, translated to MLGFFERLTNPFPDKEPTQPPQGLFAFCLHYSQGMVLPLILMSIATALLAALEVSLFGYMGQLVDWLVTKNPATFWQEEQDTLITMAIVMLLVLPGLVFFHSALIHQTILGNYPMSIRWLAHRYLLKQSLGFYQNEFAGRIATKVMQTALAVRETATKLLDVMVYVVVYFGSMLYLIADADWRLVLPMIAWLVIYTGLQFYFVPRLKQVATEQADARSEMTGRIVDSYTNISTIKLFSHTARESEYARDSMQLFLVPVYRQMRLATWLNICVQGLNYLLVFSIATLAIWLWSVNAVTVGSIAIAVSLALRLNGMSQWIMWEVSALFENIGTVADGIATLSQPQQIIDKADAKPLEVPQGQIEFKQLNFNYGKAAGEHGPVIDGLDLSIKPGEKVGLVGRSGAGKSTLVNLLLRFYDVNSGQILIDGQDIKTVSQESLRAHIAMVTQDTSLLHRTVRENILYGRPGATEAEMIEAARLAEADAFIQELTDPKGNSGYDAQVGERGVKLSGGQRQRIAIARVLLKNAPILILDEATSALDSEVESAIQHSLTQLMIGKTVIAIAHRLSTIAAMDRLIVLDQGRIVEQGSHQELIAKGGIYAQLRAHQTGGFIGVE
- a CDS encoding glutathione S-transferase family protein; its protein translation is MQLLGSVASPFVRRLRLVLAGQPYQFVALNIFESEGRSVLVQHNPARKVPVLVDGEQVIFDSGVIYRYLASKLKFKPLSWDQENGLTTINACTDSLVELLLCKRSGFDVTEDKLFFNLQHERIQATLEALEQQIRAGHFGDWDYPGISLFTLIDWILFRDLVDLKPFPVLLQFRNAHLNRPMVAETDPRLS
- a CDS encoding inhibitor-resistant extended-spectrum class A beta-lactamase PER-1 yields the protein MNVIIKAVVTASTLLMVSFSSFETSAQSPLLKEQIESIVIGKKATVGVAVWGPDDLEPLLINPFEKFPMQSVFKLHLAMLVLHQVDQGKLDLNQTVIVNRAKVLQNTWAPIMKAYQGDEFSVPVQQLLQYSVSHSDNVACDLLFELVGGPAALHDYIQSMGIKETAVVANEAQMHADDQVQYQNWTSMKGAAEILKKFEQKTQLSETSQALLWKWMVETTTGPERLKGLLPAGTVVAHKTGTSGIKAGKTAATNDLGIILLPDGRPLLVAVFVKDSAESSRTNEAIIAQVAQTAYQFELKKLSALSPN
- a CDS encoding IS91-like element ISCR1 family transposase; this encodes MSLARNATASQSPTQTNGYERHQPDQTLLYQLVEQHYPAFKASLEAQGQHLPRYIQQEFNDLLQCGRLEYGFMRVRCEDCHHERLVAFSCKRRGFCPSCGARRMAESAALLIDEVFPKEPIRQWVLSFPFQLRFLLARHPQLMGQVLSIVYRTLSTHLIKKAGYTKASAQTGSVTLIQRFGSALNLNVHYHMLFLDGVYAEDDYGKQRFHRVKAPTYDELNTLAHTLSHRIARCMEKRGILERDAENTWLTLEEGEDDTLTQLHGASVTYRIAVGPQQGRKVFTLQTLPGREDKADSSSRVANHAGFSLHAGVMAEAHQRDKLERLCRYISRPAVSEKRLALTANGQVRYELKTPYRNGTTHVIFEPLDFIAKLAALVPKPRVNLTRFHGVFAPNSKHRVQVTPAKRGKKPDKSEGLDTNWRDKSPAERHRAMTWMQRLKRVFNIDIEVCEHCGGHVKVIASIEDPKVIEQILKHLKQKTAKANAAKQRELPPERAPPLTPSLFDPSQSRLFD
- the sul1 gene encoding sulfonamide-resistant dihydropteroate synthase Sul1; translation: MVTVFGILNLTEDSFFDESRRLDPAGAVTAAIEMLRVGSDVVDVGPAASHPDARPVSPADEIRRIAPLLDALSDQMHRVSIDSFQPETQRYALKRGVGYLNDIQGFPDPALYPDIAEADCRLVVMHSAQRDGIATRTGHLRPEDALDEIVRFFEARVSALRRSGVAADRLILDPGMGFFLSPAPETSLHVLSNLQKLKSALGLPLLVSVSRKSFLGATVGLPVKDLGPASLAAELHAIGNGADYVRTHAPGDLRSAITFSETLAKFRSRDARDRGLDHA
- a CDS encoding quaternary ammonium compound efflux SMR transporter QacE delta 1 codes for the protein MKGWLFLVIAIVGEVIATSALKSSEGFTKLAPSAVVIIGYGIAFYFLSLVLKSIPVGVAYAVWSGLGVVIITAIAWLLHGQKLDAWGFVGMGLIIAAFLLARSPSWKSLRRPTPW
- the aac(6')-Ib gene encoding AAC(6')-Ib family aminoglycoside 6'-N-acetyltransferase, whose protein sequence is MAALGITKYSIVTNSNDSVTLRLMTEHDLAMLYEWLNRSHIVEWWGGEEARPTLADVQEQYLPSVLAQESVTPYIAMLNGEPIGYAQSYVALGSGDGWWEEETDPGVRGIDQSLANASQLGKGLGTKLVRALVELLFNDPEVTKIQTDPSPSNLRAIRCYEKAGFERQGTVTTPDGPAVYMVQTRQAFERTRSDA
- a CDS encoding NAD(+)--rifampin ADP-ribosyltransferase Arr-3, which codes for MVKDWIPISHDNYKQVQGPFYHGTKANLAIGDLLTTGFISHFEDGRILKHIYFSALMEPAVWGAELAMSLSGLEGRGYIYIVEPTGPFEDDPNLTNKRFPGNPTQSYRTCEPLRIVGVVEDWEGHPVELIRGMLDSLEDLKRRGLHVIED